The following proteins are encoded in a genomic region of Triticum dicoccoides isolate Atlit2015 ecotype Zavitan chromosome 1B, WEW_v2.0, whole genome shotgun sequence:
- the LOC119349667 gene encoding uncharacterized protein LOC119349667, producing the protein MRASPATDDKRRTGEASATSGEGGHQQVHGAGGGCGELLASATREKRELGVAAADGGRGSLLRARTEKSSARHRQHKISRASIFSIIQFYREEGRQEHEGEILCKIKFRSTWYRRHFCSLYITQGCTEVEFH; encoded by the exons ATGCGAGCGTCGCCGGCGACCGACGACAAGCGGCGGACCGGCGAAGCGAGCGCCACATCAGGGGAAGGTGGTCACCAGCAAGTCCACGGGGCGGGGGGTGGGTGTGGTGAGTTGCTCGCGAGCGCGACCAGGGAGAAGAGGGAGTTGGGCGTGGCGGCGGCCGACGGGGGACGAGGCTCTCTGCTACGTGCACGAACAGAG AAGTCAAGTGCAAGACATAGGCAACATAAAATTTCAAGAGCCAGCATCTTCTCTATCATCCAGTTCTACAGGGAAGAGGGGAGGCAAGAACATGAGGGGGAGATTTTGTGCAAGATCAAGTTTCGCAGCACATGGTACAGGAGGCATTTTTGCAGCTTGTATATCACACAGGGATGTACAGAGGTGGAGTTCCACTAG
- the LOC119350924 gene encoding uncharacterized protein LOC119350924 — translation MPMISCCHQLKPPSAPLHLQPAGTGSRAPAHLPALRRACFAAAACVLAVGAMGAVDGAAMARGPADDGAAHGAALVRAQAPARWSDRRQCPPWHANSLENVVPENLPRPSARRRYNGVAAADKARAPAPAASPDAVLPFLALRSGSGMGCFSL, via the coding sequence ATGCCGATGATCAGCTGCTGCCACCAGCTCAAGCCTCCGTCTGCGCCCCTTCACCTCCAGCCGGCCGGCACCGGCTCACGGGCGCCCGCCCATCTCCCTGCGCTGCGCCGGGCGTGCTTCGCGGCGGCGGCGTGCGTGCTGGCCGTCGGCGCGATGGGCGCGGTCGACGGCGCGGCCATGGCGCGGGGACCTGCCGACGACGGCGCGGCGCACGGGGCGGCGCTGGTGCGCGCGCAGGCGCCCGCGCGGTGGAGCGACCGGAGGCAGTGCCCGCCGTGGCACGCCAACTCGCTGGAGAACGTGGTGCCGGAGAACCTGCCACGGCCGTCCGCGCGCCGGAGGTACAACGGCGTCGCGGCCGCCGACAAGGCGCGTGCGCCCGCGCCCGCGGCGTCGCCCGACGCCGTGCTCCCGTTCCTGGCGCTCCGCTCCGGCTCCGGCATGGGCTGCTTCTCCCTCTGA